CCTCCATCATCAGCCGCGTGGCGCCTTCGAGGAAGATCGGCGTCCAGATCGCCGCGCCCCTGGCGTGGAGCGGGATCGGCATCTCGACGACGCGCGCGCCGGCCCGGGCGAGACGGTCGGCTGCGGCGCGCACCGCCTCGCTGACGGCGGGGTCGTGGCCGGGACGGTCGAACCCCTCCGGCACGACGCCGATGGTGAGGCCGGCGACGCCCCGTGACAGCGCCTGGGAATAGGGCTGTGACGGGGCGCCGGATTGACGGGGATCGAGGCCGTCGGGGCCGGCCAACACCTCCAGCATCAGGGCATTGTCGGCGACGGTGCGGGTCATCGGGCCGGTGTGGTCGACGGTCAGCTCGACGGGGAAGATGCCGGTGTACGGGACGAGCCCGTGCGTCGGCTTCATGCCGACGATGCCGCAGAAGGAGGCCGGGATGCGGATCGAGCCGCCCTGGTCGCCGCCCGTCGCGAGGTCGACGATGCCCGCCGCGACGAGCGCCGCCGATCCCGAGGAGGAGCCACCGGCGTTGTGGCCCGGCACAACGGGGTTCTCCACCCAATTCGGCCAGGAGGTGTGACTGCCGCCCGACGCGCAGTAGTACTCGCACTGCGCCTTGCCGAGGATCGTCGCCCCCTCGTCCAGGAGACGCGTCACGATGGTGGCGTCGATCTCCGGCACATAGCCGGAAAGGATCGAGGCGCCGTTCTGCATCGCCATGCCGGCGACGCAGGTGTTGTCCTTGATGGCGACCGTCTTGCCGGCGAGCTTGCCGCGCCTGGCGCCCCTGATCTCGCTGAGGACCGCCCAGGCGCCGTAGGGGTTCTCCTCCGGCGCGGGGCGGCGCCCCGGCGTCCTCGGGTAGCGCACCGGCGGCAGCGGCTCGGCCATGTGGTCGACGACGTCGTAGGCGTCGAAGAGGCCCTGCATCAGGCCGAGGAAGGACGCGGCGTCGGCCGGCGACAGGCTGAGGCCGAGTTCGGCGCCGACCGCTGCGATCGCGCCGGCGTCGGGGCGCTGGATCGCCACTTACATCCGCGTCCAGTCGCCGGCCGCCTCGAAGGCGGACGCGGCCTGGTAGATGGTCGATTCCGCCCAGTGCTTCGCCGTCAGCATCATCCCGACGGGGAGCCCGTCGACCATGCCGCACGGGACGGACATCGACGGGTGGCCGGTGACGTCGAAGGGGGCGGTGTTCTCGATCATCTCGAACGCGCGCTGCACGACGAGGCCGAGCGGGGCGTCGGACGGCGGGATCGGCGGGGCGCGCATCGCCGTCGTCGGCATCATGAGGATGTCGTAGGACGCCAGCATGTCGTCGTAGGCCTTGCGCAGGTTGCGCGCCTGGTTCTGCGCCTTGGCGTAGTAGTGGCCGCGGTGGAAGCGCTGGAAGTACTCGCCGAGGAACATGGTGATCTTCAGCGGGTCGGCGAGCTCGTCGGCACGGGAGCGCCAGTTGGCGTGGTAGTCGAGGAGGCTCGTGGTGTGGAGGCCCTTCCAGCCGGTCCCCATGCCGTTGCCGCGCATCATCTGGTTGGTGCCGCCCTCCGCCGCGATGGGGAGCCAGACGGCCATGGCGGTGGCGTGGAACGGGATCGACACCTCGTCCACTGTCGCGCCGAGCTTGCGGTAGAGGTCGCCCGCCCTGCGCACCGTCTCGTCGACCACCACCTCGGACTCGGGCCGGCCGAACCCCTCGCGCACCAGCGCGATGCGCATGCCGCGGACGCCCTTGCCGAGGGCGGCGGTGTAGGCGTCGGTCCGGGGCGCGTACTGGCGCGGGTCGAGGCCGTCCTTCCCGGCGATGACTTCGAGGCAGAGGGCGTTGTCGTAGACATTGCCGGTCATCGGGCCGGTATGGTCGATCGTCGTCTCGATCGGCATCACGCCCGAGTACGGGACCAGGCCGTGCGTCGGCTTCATGCCGTAGATGCCGCAGAACGAGGCGGGCATGCGGATCGAGCCGCCCTGATCGCCGCCGATGGCGATGTCCACCTCGCCCGCCGCCACCAGCGCGCCCGACCCGGACGAGGACCCACCCGTGGTGTGGCCGAGCTTGCGGGGGTTCTGGACCGGGCCGGTCGCGTTGGTGTGCGAGCCGCCGGAGAAGCAGAAGTACTCGCAGTGCGCCTTGCCCTTGATGGTGGCGCCCGCGTCCAGCATCCGCGTGACGACGGTCGCGTCGACGTCCGGCACGTAGCCCTTCAGGGTCGAGGCACCGTTCATCATCGGCACGCCCGCGAGGCAGACGTTGTCCTTGAGCGCCACGGTCTTGCCCGCCAGGGCACCGCGCGGGGCGCCCTTGATGTCGGTCTTCACGTACCAGGCGTTGTACGGGTTCTCGTCGGCGGTCGGGCGGTAGCCCGAGGTGCGGGGGTAGACCACCGGCGGCAGGTTGTCCGGCATCTGGTCGAGGGTGTCGTAGTGCTTGATGGAAGCTTCCATCAGGCCCATGAACTCGCGGATCCTCTCGTCGGAAAGGTGCATGCCGAAGTCCTCGGTGATGGACTTCATCTGCGCGAACGTGGGGCGTTGGACGGTCATGCGGGCGAGCCTCTGGATGGGGTCGTGCAGCGCGAACGGATCCGCCCCCCTGGTCGGGGCGGCGGCGCCGTTCGTGGCCGGTGTCGCGCCGTTGGTCGCCACAGGCGCGGCCTTGGCGCTGCCGCCGCGGCTGTTGAGGCCGGTGAACTCGGCGATGAGGGGCGCGTCGGCGTAGTCGGCGCGGTCGATCACGCCGGCGACCTGGCCCTTGTTGAGGAGGACCAGCTTGTCGGACAGGTCGGTGATGAACTCGAGGTTCTGCTCCACCAGCAGGATCGAGAGGCCGCGCTCGGTGGCGAGCTCGCGCAGCTTGTCCTCGATCATGTCCACGATCGACGGCTGGATGCCCTCGGTGGGCTCGTCGAGGAGCAGGAGCTGCGGGTCGGAGACGAGGCAGCGGGCGAGCGCCAGGAGCTGCTGCTCCCCGCCCGAAAGCGCGCCGCCCGGCCGGTCGAGCAGGCGCTCGAGCTGCGGGAACTCGGCGAGCATCCGGTCGATCGCCGCCACTTCGTCGTCCGCGCCGTGGGCGGCGATGCCCATGCGCAGGTTGTCGCGCACCGACAGCATCGGGAAGATGCCGCGGCCCTGCGGCACGTAGCCGATGCCGAGGCGGGCCCGCTGGTGGCTCCTGTCGCGCGTGATGTCCATCCCGTCGAAGTGGATGGAGCCGCCGGTCGCCGGGACGAGGCCCATGAGGGTCTTGAGAAGGGTCGTCTTGCCCATCCCGTTGTGGCCGAGCACGCCGACGATCTCCCCCTCCCCGACCCAGACGTCGACGCCGTGCAGGACCGGCACGCGGCCGTAGCCGGCGCGGAGCCCCTTCACGTGGAGCAGCGACGAGGCCCCGGCGCGCGCGCGCCCGGATGTGTCCACCGCGGTCAATGCTTGTGCCCCAGGTAGACATCGCGGACGGTCGGGTCGGCGGAGACCTCGTCCATGGTGCCCTCCATGAGGATGGCGCCGCGGTGGAACACCGTCACCTTCTGGGCGATGGCGCGGATGAAGTTCATGTCGTGCTCCACGACGATGAGGGTCGCCGTCTTGTTGATCTCGCGGATGAGGCCGGCGGTGAACTCGGTCTCCTCGTCCGTCATGCCGGCGGCGGGCTCGTCCAGCAGCACGAGCCAGGGTTCGGCGGCGATCACCATCGCCAGCTCCACCCACTGGCGCTGGCCGTGGGCGAGCGCCCCCACCTGGCGGCGGCGGATGTCGCCGAGGCGGACGCGCTCGATGGTGTCGGCGGTCAGTGCCTGGGCGCGCTTGTCGGGGTGGAAGCGCCGGCTCGCGAGCCAGATGTTCTCCTCAACCGACAGGGCGTCGAAGACGTTCGGCACCTGCGTCTTGATGCCGACGCCGAGCTCGGCGACCTCGTGCGGGTCGGCGCCGGTGGTGTCGACGTCGCGGATGGTGACGGTGCCCTCGGTAGGCTTGAGCTGCCCGGTGAGGCACTTGAAGAAGGTGGACTTGCCCGCGCCGTTCGGGCCGATCAGGCAGCGCAGCTCGCCGGCGTAGAGGCGGAAGTCGACCCTCTCGTTCGCCACCACGCCGCCGAAGCGCATGGTGAGGTCGCGGGTCTCGAGGACGGTTTCGCGGCGGGTCCTGGCCATCGCCCTACTCCGCCGGCTGCACGCTGCGGCGCGAGCCGGAGCGCGCGCGGCGCCGCGCCGAGCGCCCGGCCCTTCGGGTGCGGCGCCGGCCGACGAGGTCCACCACCGTCGGCACCACCCCCTTCGGGAGGAGGAGCACGAAGCCGATGAGGACGAGGCCGAGGATCATGTTGGCGTTCACCACCTGCTGCGTGCCGAGGTACGACGTCAGCCAGAAGATCCCGAAGGCACCGAGAATCGGGCCAATGAGCGTGCCGCGCCCGCCGACGATCACCCAGATGATCACCTGCGCCGCATAGGAGAGGTTGAAGAGGTCGGGCGTCACGCGGCCGATGCCGTTCGCGATCAGCACGCCGGCGAGCCCGGCGATGCCGCCACCGATGGCGAAGAGGCCCAGCTTGTAGACGCGCGTGTCGTAGCCGAGCAGCTCCGCCCTCGTCTCGTTCTCGCGGATCGAGACGCAGACGCGGCCGAAATGGGTGCGCGTCAGCCAGATGCAGCCGAAATAGGCGAGGATGAGCGCGCCCATTGCGACGTAGAAGAGCTGCGTCGGGAACAGCATCGCCCCGCTCCACGGCACGGTGAGCGGCGGGGCGGAGGTGCCGTTGAACCCGCCGAGGAGCGCCGTGCCGATCTTGTACTCGGGACCGGAGGTGCGGCGCATCAGGTTGAAGAGGATGAGCGTCACCGTCAGCGTGATGACGCCGAGGTAGACGTCGCTGATGCGTCCCCAGAACATGAAGTAGCCGAGGATCGCCGCGACGGCCGCCGCCACCAGCACCGCGACGATGACCGCCGACGTGGTGTCGCCCCAGTTCTGCGCCGCGACGGCGTACGCGTACGCGCCCAGGCCGAAGAACGTCGTCTGGCCGAAGCACAGGATGCCGCCGAAGCCCCAGATCAGCCCCAGCGAGAGGGCGAGCACCGCCAGCGCGATGGCGGTGGTCAGGTTGATGATGGTGAAGAGCTGGAGCACCTGCGGCGCCCCGAACATCACCACCAGCCCGATCACCGCCACGGCGATGAGCTGGTTGCGGTCCCGCCAGCGGCTCACAGGCTGCGCCTGAAGAAGCGGCCGGTGATGCCCGTGGGCAGCAGGCGCAGGAGAATGATGGCGGCCACCAGCAGCGCCACCTCGCCCACCGTCGGACCGGTGATGAAGGTGACGACCTGGTTGATGAAGCCGAGGAGCGCCGCCGCCGACGCGGTGCCGGCGAGGATCGCCGCGCCCCCGGAGATGACGGTGATGAACGCCTTGGCGATGTAGGCCGCCCCGATGGTCGGCACGACGCCGGTGATGGGGGCCAGTAGCGCGCCCGCGAGGCCCGCCACGGCGGAGCCGAGGCCGAACGTGATCATGTAGATCGTGCTGGTGGAGACGCCGAGTGCCGCCGCCATGTCGGCCCGCTGCATCGTGCCGCGCGCTAGGAGGCCGAGCTTGGTGAACTTCATGACGGCGTAGACGAGGGCGAAGAGAACCAGCGTGATGACGATCAGGAAGAGCTCGTAGCCCGAGGAGAAGAACGCGCCGATGTGGAGCGCGCCCACCGGGGGCGAGACGGTCGTCGTCGTGGTCGGACCGAAGATCGTCGTGACGAGGCCGATGAGGAAGAGCGAGAGGCCCCAGGTGGCGAGCAGCGTGTCGATCATCCGCCCGTAGAGGAAGCGGATGAGGACGCGCTCGACGATGACGCCGATGAGCCCAACCACCACCGGCGCCAGCACCAGCATGGCGAGCCACAGGTTGACGCCGTTGTTGGTGGCGACGACGACGGTATACCCGCCGAGCATCAGGAACTCGCCGTGCGCGAGGTTGATGACGCGCATCATCCCGAAGATGATCGCGAGGCCGAGGCCGATGAGCGCGAGGTTCGCCACACCATAGGCGACCTGCAGGACGATGACGGCGGCGTAGTCCACCCGAAGCTCCGTGACACGGGACGGCGGCTGGGGCCGCCCAGGTGCGCGGCGGACGGCGCCGCCGCGCTCGGTTGCGTGGTTACTCGATGCCGGCCGCAGCGAGACCGTTCTCGAAGTAGAAGGTCGACTGGTTGGGATTCGCGTCGAGGTCGCACACGAGCAGCGTGTCGGACGGCGGCTGCGCGTCGAACTCCTCGATGATCTCGATCTTCTGGTTCTTGATCTCGCCGATGTAGACGTTCTGGACGAGGTGGTTCGTCTTCGGCTCGATGGTGAGGTGGCCGCTCGGCCCGTCGAAGCTGACGGGGCTCCTGAGCGCCTCGATGACCGCAGCGCGGTCCGCGGTGCCGGCCTTCTTCACGCCCTCGGCCCACAGGTAGACGCCCTCGTAGGAGCGGGCCGTGGTCTCGCCGACATAGGGGATCTCGTCGGAACTCGAGGCGCGCAGCTTCTCGATGAAGTCCTTGTTGGCGGGCGTGTCGATCTCCTCGAAGTAGGCGTAGCAGAGGAGCATGCCCTCCGCCGCCTCGGGCGAGACGAGGAGGTGCTCGCCGCCGAGGCCGAAGGTGGTCGAGGCGAGCGGGATCTGCGTGGTGAGCCCGGCGCCGGCGTACTGGCGGTAGAAGGAAATGTGCGCCGCGCCGACCAGCGCCGACATCACGAAGTCCGGCTTGGCGGCCTGGATCTTCTGGATCGAGGGGCCGAAGTTGGAGACGTCGAGCGGGAAGAACTCGATGTCCACCGTCTCGCCGCCGTTGTCGGCGACGTACTTCTTCACCCACTGCGCGGTGATCTGGCCGTAGTTGTAGTCCGCGGCGACGACGTAGACCTTCGGGCCCCACTTCTTCATCGCGTAGGGGACGAGCTTCTCGACCGTCTGCGCCGGGGTGGAGCCGGTGCAGAAGTTGTTCATGTCGCACACCCCGCCCTCGTAGAGCGTGTTGTAGAAGTAGAGCGACTGGTAGCGGTTGAGGAGCGGACGGATCGCCTCGCGCGAGGCGGAGGTGATGCCGGCGTGGACGACGTCGGCCCGGTCGCCGGCCGCGGCCTGGGTGGCGAACTGGGTGTAGAACTGGATCGTCGTCTGCGGGTCGTAGGAGATCATCTCGATCTGCCGGTCGACGAGGCCGCCCGCCGCGTTGATCTCGTCGACGGCCAACTTGGTCGCCGCCAGCATCGGCCGGCCGAGGAGGTCGAGGCCGCCGGACTGGTCGAGGATCGCCACGAGCTTGATCGGGTCGGCGGCTGCCGCGCGGCCGATCAGGGCGGGTGCGGCCAGCGCCATGGAGGCGGCGGAGGCGCCCTTCAGTAGCGTGCGGCGGTTCAAGCTCATCATCTGTCCCCCTCTGGGCGCGGCGCCGCTCATTCGGCGGCCTCGCTGGTCGTTCCGTCCTTGCCGGAAGCCTTGCCGGGCCTGCCGCCCGTCAGACCGCTGGTGACACGGTCCATGCTGCCGGAGATGTTCATGCCGATGTCCTCGCCGAGCTTCTGGACGGCGGGGAGCTGCAGCGCCATCGACAGGATCCCGTCGACGACCTGGTTGACCATCGGCCCGTCGCCGCCGCCCCCTCCGCCGCCACCGCCCGCGACGGGGCCGAAGCCGGAGACGTGGTTGATGCGGATGGAGTCGATCTTCTCGGCCGGGCGGACCATCTCGCGCACCACCTCGGGCAGCGCCTCGACCTTGGCGAGGTCCAGCTTCATCTTGATGATCGCGTCGGACTGGGCGTTCTCGGCGGCGTAGAGCGCGCTCTCGCCCTCGGCCTTGGCGAGGAGCTCGGCCTTGATCGCGTCGGCCTTGGTGCGGGTCGCCTCGGCTTCGGCGGCGGCCATCGCGCGCACCGTCGACGCCTCGGAGGCGACGCGCGTGTCGTCCACGGCGGCCTCCTCCTCGGCCTTGATGATGGCGAGCGCCTTGACGCGCTCGGCGGTTGCCTTCTCGCGCGCGGTCTCGACCCCCTCGCGCGCCGCGGCCTCGTCGGCGATGGCCGTCTGGGCGGCGGCAGCGGCGACGGCCTCCTCCGACGTCTTCGCGGCGAGCTTGATCTCGGTGTCGGCGCGTGCGGTCTGCACGGCGAGCCTGGACTGGAGCGAAAGCTCGTCGATCTCGCGGTCGGACTGGATCTGCTTGGCGCGGACCTCCATGTCGCGGCGGATGCGGGCGTACTCGCGCCGCTCCTCCGCCTCGGACTGGCGCTCGGCGGTCTCGGCCATGGTCCGGGCACGCTGGCTCTCGATGGAGAGGCTCTGGGCGAGCTGCGCCTCTTCCTCCTCCTGCTCGATGACGAGCTTGCGCTTGGTGGCGTCGAGGTGGGACTGGCGCACCGCGACATCGGCGGCGTCCTCGATCTCGGCCCGCTCGCGGCGGTTGGTGGCGATCACCTCGGCGAGGCGGCGCATGCCGACGGCGTTGAACGCGTTGTTCTGGTCGAGCGAGGCGAAGGGCGTCTGGTCGAGCCGGGTCAGCGACACCGCCTCGAGGACGAGGCCGTTGGCGGCGACGCGGTCGGCGAGCGCCCCGGTGACCTCGGCGACGTAGCGGCCACGATTGTCCTGCAGCTCGTCCATCGTGTACGTGGCGGCCACCGAGAGCAGCGCGTCGACGAGCTTGCCTTCGAGGAGGTCCTCCACGTCCGACGCGCGCACCTTGCCGCCGAGCGCCTGCGCGGCGGTGGCGACGCCGTCGTCGCTCGGCTGGACGCGCACGTAGAACTCGGCCGTCGCGTCGATGCGCAGGCGGTCCTTGGTGATGATCGACTTCTCACCCGTGCGCTCCACCTCGAGGCGCATCGTCTTCATGTTCACTTCGGCGACGCGGTGGACGATCGGCAGGCTGAGCGCACCGCCGTCGAGGACCACCCGCTGACCGCCGAGACCGGTGCGCACCAGCGCCGTCTCGCGTGTCGCCTTCACGTAGAAGCGGTTGAGGAAGAGGATCGCCACGACGACGATCACGAGGATCAAGAGAAGGATGATCCAGCCCACAGGCACCCCCTTGTTACGGAAGCGGGTTTTGCAACGACTGTGCCAAGCGCGTGAGATGGGACACGCCGTTCAGGGCCCGGGGGGCCGCCGGCCGCGAGCGTCGCTGCGGCATCATTGCGCATCACGCACGTGAAATAAGTTTCACCACAGGGGGTTGGCCGAGGCCGCGTCCGGCGCTTCGCCTACGACCAAAGTCTCACATGGCATGCAATCTGCTCTTCGATGAGGCGCATCCCTAGCGACCCACGTCCCCCACATGAGGAGCAGTCATGAAGAGACGGGAATTCTTGGCCGGCGCCGCCGGCATCACCGCCGCCGCCGGAACCCTCGCCGCGCCGCACATCGCGAAGGCACAGTCGAGCTTCTCCTGGAAGATGACCAACGCCTACGGGCCGGGCTCGCCGTATTATGTGGAAGGTCCCGGCAGCCCGACGGACTTCTGCAAGAAGGTCGCCGCCCTCTCCGAGGGGCGCCTGCAGATTCAGCACTTCGCCGCCGGGGAACTGATCCCGGCGCTGGAAGGCTTCGACGCGGTGCAGAACGGCGTCGTCGAGATGAACGCGGCGAATGCCTACTTCTGGGCCGGCAAGATCCCCGCGGCCCAATATTTCACCACCGTGCCGTTCGGGATGGACGTGAAGGGCACCAACGCGTGGATGTACAACGGCGACGGCATCAAGCTGTGGCACGAGATGTACGAGCCGCTCGGCCTCATCGCCTTCCCGATGGGCAACACCGGCGTGCAGATGACGGGCTGGTTCCGCAAGGAGATCAACTCGGTCGCCGACTTCGACGGCCTGAAGATGCGCATCCCCGGCCTCGCCGGTAAGGTCTACGCCAAGCTCGGCGTCAACGTGCAGCTGCTGCCGGGCGGCGAGATCTTCCCCGCGCTCGAGCGCGGCGTGATCGACGCGGCGGAGTTCGTCGGCCCCTACCAGGACCGCCGTCTCGGCCTGCAGAAGGCGGCGAAGTACTACTACACCACCGGCTGGCACGAGCCGAACAACGTCACCGAGCTGCTCATCAACAAGGCGGCCTGGGACTCGCTGCCGGAGGACCTGCAGAACATCGTCACCAGCGTCGCCGCCGATTGCAACCTCATCAGCAACGCCTGGTGCGACGCCACCAATGCCGAGGCGATGGTCGACCTCGTCACCAACTTCGGCACCATCGCGCAGCCGTTGCCGGCCGAGGTCGTCGCCGAGCTGAAGACGATCACCGAGCAGACGCTGGAGGAAGGCGCCGCCGCCGATCCGCAGACGCGCAAGGTCCACGACAACTACTTCGCCTTCAAGGAGCAGTACGGCGCGTGGGCGAAGCAGTCGCTGGAGCCGCTCCTGCCGCTCCTCTACAACTCCTGAGCGCCCGCCTCTCTTGAGTGCTCTCATCAAAATCGCGGACGGGGCCGATCGCCTCGTCCGCATCGTCGGCGAGATCGTGGCGTGGAGCGGCCTCGTCATGGTCCTGCTCATCGCCTTCAACGTGATCGCCCGCTACTTCTTCTCCTACGGGCTGGTGGCGCTGCAGGAGCTCGAATGGCACCTGATGGCGGTGGGGGCGCTGTTCGGCATCTGCTACGCGCTCAACCGGCGGGAGGAGGTGCGGGTCGACGTCCTCTACGCGCGCTTTCCGCCGCGCGTGCAGCGTGCGATCGACATCCTCGGCAGCCTCCTCCTCGGCCTCATCGCGCTCAAGATCGCGTGGCTGTCGATCGGCTTCGTGACGCGGAGCTACGCGCTCGGCGAGGGGTCGGCCGACCCGGGCGGCCTCCCCGCCCGCTATGTGCTGAAGGCCGCGATCCCGGCCGCCTTCGTGCTCCTCGCCGTCCAGGCCTTCGCCCGCGTAGTGCACGACACCGCGACCCTCGCCGCCCGCCGCACCGACCCGACCGGACACTGACCCATGCCTGTCAATGAGATGCTGGCGCTCGGCATGATCGGCGCCTTCTTCGTGATGCTGCTGATCGGCTTCACGGTCCCGGTCTGCCTCGCCGTCACGGGGTTCGTGTTCGGTTATCTCGGCTTCGGGGGGATGCTGTTCGGCCTGCTGCCGGCGCGCGTCTTCGGCGTCGTCACGAACTACACGCTGCTCGCGCTGCCGCTCTTCATCTTCATGGGCATCATGCTCGAGCGCTCGAAGATGGCGGAGGACCTGCTCGACGTCATCGGCCTCGCGATGGGCGGGCTGAAGGGCGGGATGGCGCTCGCGATCATCATCGTCGGCGTGCTGATGGGGGCGGCCTCCGGCGTCGTCGGCGCCACGGTGGTCACGATGGGGCTGATCGCCCTCTCCCCGCTGCTGCGGCGCGGCTACGACCGGGGGCTCGCGTCCGGCGTCATCTGCGCCTCGGGGACGCTGGGGCAGATCATCCCGCCGAGCCTCGTGCTGATCCTCCTGGCGGACATCATGGGCGAGTCCGTCGGGACGCTCTTCGCGGCCGCCCTGATCCCCGGGCTGATGCTGGCGGGGCTCTTCATCGTCTATGTGCTCGTGCTCGGCGTGCTGGCGCCCGAGAAGGTGCCGGCGATCCCGCTGGAGGAACGGCGGCAGACGTCCGGCCCCGAGCTCGCGCGCAAGATCGTGACGGTCGTGATCCCGCCGCTGGCGCTGATCCTCGTGGTGCTGGGATCGATCATCGGCGGCGTGGCCGCGCCCACGGAAGCGGCGGCGATGGGCGCGTTCGGCAGCGTGGTGCTGGCGCTCCTGTCGGGCCGGCTGACCCTGAAGCTGATGACCGAGGTGGTCCGCGGCGCACTCGTCACCAGCGCGATGGTGTTCTTCATCCTGATCTTCGCGCAGGTGTTCTCGCTGGCCTTCCGCGGGCTCGGCGGGGAGCGGCTGGTGCAGGACGCATTCGCGTTCGTACCGGGCGGGCTCGACGGGCAGCTCATCTTCCTGATGGCGCTCCTCTTCGTGCTCGGCTTCTTCCTCGAGTGGATCGAGATCTCCTACATCGCGCTGCCGCTGTTCCTGCCGGTCCTCAACCAGTCGGGCGTGGACCTCGCGTGGGTGGCGATCCTGATCGCGGTGAACCTGCAGACCTCGTTCCTCACCCCGCCGTTCGGCTGGGCGCTCTTCTTCCTGAAGGGCGTCGCGCCGCCGGAGGTTAAGACGGGTGACATCTACCGCGGCGTCATCCCGTTCATCCTGCTGCAGCTCGCGGGTCTGACGCTGGTCTACCTGTTCCCCGCGACGGCGCTGTGGCTCCCGGACGCCATCGGCTGGTAGCCACCGGCCGGGACGCGTGACGTCCGCCGGTCCCCTCCGGGGGGCCTACCGGTCGGGGGCGGACCGCGCCCGTCCCGGCCGCCACCCGAACCAGCCACGCAGGCGGTAGAGAACAATGATGTTCCAGACGTGGCGGAGCTGGGCGGACAGGCTGTCGTGCTTGCGCGCCAGCAGGAGCCCCTCGGCCGCCCGCGCCGGGAAACGCAGACGCCTGCCCTGCCGCGCCAGTCGCCCGACGGCGACGCGGGCAATCCTGGTCGCCGTCGCGTCGCCCTCCGCCAGCACGGTGGCCGCGGCGCATCGGGGGAGCAGGGAAAGCTCCTCGGCGACGAGGAGGCCGATGCGCAGCGTGCGCTCCGTCCCCCGCGCCCGGGACAGCACGAACGCCTCGCGCAGTGCCTCATCGCCGGCGGTGCGGACGGCGACGCTGAAGTCGAGGATCTTCTTCAGCGACACCCAGGAGTCCTTGGATAGCTCCGCCGCCCAGAACACGATCGCATGCGGCGGGCTGAAGACGCGCACGGTTCCGCCGTCGAGGGCGACCGGGACGGCGTGCTCGCGCGCGGCCTCGAGGTCGAAGGTGATCCCGTGCCACGGCGCGGCGATGTCCCAGTGGATCTCGACCGCGAGCCCCTCCCCGCCGGCCCAGACGGTGAAGTGGTGGAGCCGCGCCAGCGTTTGCCACGGTTCGCGGGTGGCGCTCTCGGGGACCTCGTAGTCCGCAGGCAGCGCGGCGATGGCGGCGGAGAAGTCCGCGGCGCGGATGTAGACGTCGAGGTCCTTCACGGTGCGCGGCGCCCCGGGGCTGCGGTAGAGCGCGTCCGAGACGGCGCCCTTCGCGAAGGCCGCGTCGATCCCGGCGGCGGCGAAGGCGGCCGCGAGGCGGACGGTCTCGCGCCTCACCCTGTCGCGTTGCTCGACGATCCGGCCGACGAAGTGCTGCATCGCGGCGGCGAGATCCTCGGGCAGGTCCAGCCCGTCGCGAAGGCAGCGCGCGGCGACCTCGCCGACCACCTCGTGGTGGAGGGCAAAGCGGGCCATCGCCTCGAGGTCGACGCCGCCCGCGAGGACGCTGCCGGCCGCTCCCGCGTCGCCCGCGAGGCAATGGAGGACGAAGCGCTCCGCCGGCTCGAACTGCATCAGGCCGCTCGCCGTGACGGAGTCCCGGTGACGAGCGTCCCGGTCGATGGGGACGGTCAGGACGCTGCTCATCGGCCGGCCTCGTCCGTCGCCGTGGGAAACAGGCCCCGGAAGACGGCGACGGCGTCCTCGCTCGCGCCGTAGCGCAGGCGGTAGCAGGGCGTCGCCTCGATGAAGCCGATCAACCCGTCGACCACGCTCGCGGTGAGCCGGGCCCGCCAGGCGAGGATGCTGGCGAGGAACTCGCCGAGTGCCTCCTCCGGCAGGAGACGGGTGAGCTCCGCTCCCGCCCCCGCCTCGAACGTCGGGAAGATGATGGCGCGCACCGGCTCGGGCGCCGAGTCCACGCGGGCGACGGACAGGTACTTGATGACCTTGCCGTCGATCCGCCGGTGGACCGGCAGGGTCTCCAGCGCCGGGTGGATGGCCGTCATCGCCTC
The window above is part of the Acuticoccus sediminis genome. Proteins encoded here:
- a CDS encoding nucleotidyltransferase family protein; this encodes MSSVLTVPIDRDARHRDSVTASGLMQFEPAERFVLHCLAGDAGAAGSVLAGGVDLEAMARFALHHEVVGEVAARCLRDGLDLPEDLAAAMQHFVGRIVEQRDRVRRETVRLAAAFAAAGIDAAFAKGAVSDALYRSPGAPRTVKDLDVYIRAADFSAAIAALPADYEVPESATREPWQTLARLHHFTVWAGGEGLAVEIHWDIAAPWHGITFDLEAAREHAVPVALDGGTVRVFSPPHAIVFWAAELSKDSWVSLKKILDFSVAVRTAGDEALREAFVLSRARGTERTLRIGLLVAEELSLLPRCAAATVLAEGDATATRIARVAVGRLARQGRRLRFPARAAEGLLLARKHDSLSAQLRHVWNIIVLYRLRGWFGWRPGRARSAPDR